Proteins co-encoded in one Pelodiscus sinensis isolate JC-2024 chromosome 7, ASM4963464v1, whole genome shotgun sequence genomic window:
- the EEF1B2 gene encoding elongation factor 1-beta yields MGFGDLRSSAGLRLLNDFLADKSYIEGHVPSQADVAVFEALSAPPPADLFHALRWYKHIQSYERQKASLPGVKKALGKYGPADVEDATAAATDSKDDDDIDLFGSEDEEESEESKRLREERLAQYESKKSKKPALIAKSSILLDVKPWDDETDMAKLEECVRSIQADGLVWGSSKLLPVGYGIKKLQIQCVVEDDKVGTDMLEERITAFEDYVQSMDVAAFNKI; encoded by the exons ATGGGCTTCGGGGACCTCCGCTCCTCTGCCGGCCTCCGGCTCCTCAACGACTTCCTCGCTGACAAAAGCTACATCGAGGG GCACGTGCCCTCGCAGGCGGACGTGGCGGTTTTCGAGGCCTTGTCCGCGCCACCCCCGGCTGACCTGTTCCACGCGCTGCGCTGGTACAAGCACATCCAGTCCTATGAGCGGCAAAAGGCCAG TTTGCCAGGAGTAAAGAAAGCTTTGGGGAAATATGGTCCTGCTGATGTTGAAGACGCTACAGCTGCAGCCACAGATAGCAAAGATGATGATGACATTGATCTCTTCGGATCAGAGGATGAGGAG gaaaGTGAAGAATCAAAGAGACTGAGAGAAGAGCGTCTTGCTCAGTATGAATCTAAGAAATCCAAAA AACCAGCTCTCATTGCCAAATCATCCATCTTACTGGATGTGAAACCCTGGGATGATGAGACAGATATGGCCAAATTGGAGGAATGTGTCCGAAGCATTCAGGCAGATGGCTTAGTCTGGGGATCTT CCAAGTTGCTTCCAGTTGGCTACGGTATTAAGAAGCTTCAAATTCAGTGTGTAGTTGAAGATGACAAAGTTGGTACAGATATGTTGGAAGAGAGAATAACAGCCTTTGAAGATTATGTACAGTCCATGGATGTAGCTGCTTTCAACAAGATCTAA
- the CMKLR2 gene encoding chemerin-like receptor 2 isoform X1 translates to MSLIQRLIEKGVQYPYTMEFPELMSEDFDNYSYYYENPENETPQSHISVAHLISLSLCSVAFLLGVPGNAIVIWFMGFKWNKSVSTLWFLNLAIADFIFVLFLPLYITYVAMGFHWPFGKWLCKTNSFIALLNMFASVFFLTFISLDRYLRLVHPVFSNKYRTLRNTLILSVIIWISAAIIGAPALYFRDIITVHNSTICYNNFHPYDKELILMRHNIFIWVRLFCGYLFPLVTMVLCYSFLVLKVKKRTMLTSSRLFWTILAVVVAFFVCWTPYHIFTILELSAHHHEHFHDLLLSGIPLSTGLAFINSCLNPILYVLISKKFQTRVRATISEALKLAVWEVSRSGTVSEQLRNSDNSHVAVQYCETTQ, encoded by the coding sequence GGAGTACAGTATCCATACACAATGGAGTTTCCTGAACTGATGAGTGAAGATTTTGACAACTACTCCTATTACTATGAGAATCCAGAAAATGAAACACCCCAGTCCCACATCAGTGTTGCACACTTGATTTCCCTTTCCTTGTGCAGCGTGGCATTTCTCCTGGGCGTGCCAGGAAATGCCATAGTCATCTGGTTTATGGGGTTTAAATGGAATAAATCAGTCAGTACACTCTGGTTCCTCAACTTGGCCATTGCAGACTTCATCTTTGTTCTTTTCCTGCCTCTCTACATTACGTATGTGGCAATGGGTTTCCATTGGCCCTTTGGGAAATGGCTCTGCAAGACTAACTCCTTCATTGCTTTATTGAATATGTTTGCCAGTGTCTTCTTCCTGACCTTCATCAGCCTTGACCGCTATCTCCGCCTGGTGCATCCAGTCTTTTCCAACAAATATCGGACCCTAAGGAACACCCTCATTCTGAGTGTGATTATTTGGATCTCAGCTGCTATTATTGGTGCCCCTGCCTTATACTTCAGAGACATAATTACAGTTCACAACTCCACTATTTGCTATAACAACTTCCATCCATATGATAAAGAACTCATTCTGATGAGGCATAATATTTTCATTTGGGTGAGGCTTTTTTGTGGTTACCTCTTTCCCCTAGTGACCATGGTCCTTTGTTATTCCTTTCTGGTTCTCAAAGTGAAGAAGAGAACCATGCTAACCTCCAGCAGGCTTTTCTGGACCATCCTTGCAGTAGTTGTAGCTTTTTTTGTGTGCTGGACCCCCTATCACATATTTACCATTCTGGAACTATCTGCTCACCATCATGAACACTTCCATGATTTGCTTCTCAGTGGTATTCCCCTCTCTACTGGCCTGGCTTTCATCAACAGCTGTCTCAATCCAATCCTCTATGTTCTGATCAGCAAGAAGTTCCAAACCCGTGTCCGGGCAACCATTTCTGAGGCACTAAAACTTGCAGTCTGGGAGGTCAGCCGGTCTGGAACGGTCAGTGAACAACTGCGGAACTCTGACAACAGCCATGTGGCTGTGCAGTATTGTGAAACCACTCAGTGA
- the CMKLR2 gene encoding chemerin-like receptor 2 isoform X2, translating into MEFPELMSEDFDNYSYYYENPENETPQSHISVAHLISLSLCSVAFLLGVPGNAIVIWFMGFKWNKSVSTLWFLNLAIADFIFVLFLPLYITYVAMGFHWPFGKWLCKTNSFIALLNMFASVFFLTFISLDRYLRLVHPVFSNKYRTLRNTLILSVIIWISAAIIGAPALYFRDIITVHNSTICYNNFHPYDKELILMRHNIFIWVRLFCGYLFPLVTMVLCYSFLVLKVKKRTMLTSSRLFWTILAVVVAFFVCWTPYHIFTILELSAHHHEHFHDLLLSGIPLSTGLAFINSCLNPILYVLISKKFQTRVRATISEALKLAVWEVSRSGTVSEQLRNSDNSHVAVQYCETTQ; encoded by the coding sequence ATGGAGTTTCCTGAACTGATGAGTGAAGATTTTGACAACTACTCCTATTACTATGAGAATCCAGAAAATGAAACACCCCAGTCCCACATCAGTGTTGCACACTTGATTTCCCTTTCCTTGTGCAGCGTGGCATTTCTCCTGGGCGTGCCAGGAAATGCCATAGTCATCTGGTTTATGGGGTTTAAATGGAATAAATCAGTCAGTACACTCTGGTTCCTCAACTTGGCCATTGCAGACTTCATCTTTGTTCTTTTCCTGCCTCTCTACATTACGTATGTGGCAATGGGTTTCCATTGGCCCTTTGGGAAATGGCTCTGCAAGACTAACTCCTTCATTGCTTTATTGAATATGTTTGCCAGTGTCTTCTTCCTGACCTTCATCAGCCTTGACCGCTATCTCCGCCTGGTGCATCCAGTCTTTTCCAACAAATATCGGACCCTAAGGAACACCCTCATTCTGAGTGTGATTATTTGGATCTCAGCTGCTATTATTGGTGCCCCTGCCTTATACTTCAGAGACATAATTACAGTTCACAACTCCACTATTTGCTATAACAACTTCCATCCATATGATAAAGAACTCATTCTGATGAGGCATAATATTTTCATTTGGGTGAGGCTTTTTTGTGGTTACCTCTTTCCCCTAGTGACCATGGTCCTTTGTTATTCCTTTCTGGTTCTCAAAGTGAAGAAGAGAACCATGCTAACCTCCAGCAGGCTTTTCTGGACCATCCTTGCAGTAGTTGTAGCTTTTTTTGTGTGCTGGACCCCCTATCACATATTTACCATTCTGGAACTATCTGCTCACCATCATGAACACTTCCATGATTTGCTTCTCAGTGGTATTCCCCTCTCTACTGGCCTGGCTTTCATCAACAGCTGTCTCAATCCAATCCTCTATGTTCTGATCAGCAAGAAGTTCCAAACCCGTGTCCGGGCAACCATTTCTGAGGCACTAAAACTTGCAGTCTGGGAGGTCAGCCGGTCTGGAACGGTCAGTGAACAACTGCGGAACTCTGACAACAGCCATGTGGCTGTGCAGTATTGTGAAACCACTCAGTGA